In the genome of Schistocerca piceifrons isolate TAMUIC-IGC-003096 chromosome X, iqSchPice1.1, whole genome shotgun sequence, the window cagaacttgttgtgggacatcatggaatattcctgcttcagtccctatagtttcaggaAGTTCTGATAAGTTGCAGTGCTgtgcatagccttcaaaatgggacCTGTAaaagaggtgcattccaagcagagagctgtcattcagtttgttttggtggaaaaccagagcatcacagatattcatatgcacttgatgaatgtctgtggagacctggcagtgaacaaaagcatggtgagtcattgggcaaggcattgttatcattgcaacaaggttgtgcaaacctgtctgatctcccacgtgatggctggctgcacacagctgtgacttatgCAATACTGGAACATGAGGACACTCTCATGAGGTAATCGGTGGATCACAATccaacaccttgctgcacaactggatgtctttGTTGTTAGtggtgacacacttgtccaccagctggagtactcaaaggtgtgtacccaCTGGGtttctcgccacctaacagaacaccataaagagcaatgaaagaCCATGTGTACAGAATTGCTTGTGCATTACAAGGTTTGATCatgacaactttttgtcgaacatcgtcacaggtgctgaaacatgggttcatcacttcgaaccagaaacaagagTGATGTCCTCGCTCATGTTGCAACAATTAACTCAGAATTGTGttgttaccctcaggaaattgaagaagtgaCTTAGtgtgttcattgccacaaaaatggaaacaaacttctctttctccatgataaCCAAGGCCTCACGCAAGAtacagctcacaaaatttcattggactgttcttctttatCCACCCTACAGCTTGGGGATCTTGTACCTTCCATtggtttggcctaatgaaggatgaactccacaggaagcagtatgcggatgatggggaggttattaccgcagcaagatgttggctctgatgtCAACCATTAGAGTTGTCCCATTTGGGCATACggggcctcccagtaaggtggcataaggccatcacattgaacagagattaagttgaaaaatagaattctgtagccaaaagagtggggaataatatggtatacttcaatctgttttcagaaaagaaatgttgcactacttattgaacacccctattTTAGTAGTGCTTAAATTACtaatcagaaataaaataaaaagggttACAATTTTAATTTGCAATTTCCTCATTTGAGTGAAACAAGTTCATTGATTATGTTATAaaagtcacatttagcagctgtgTTCTGTTGACAAAATATCTAAATTTTACAGTCAGTTTTCACCATAATTGACCTTAAGTAGCTTCTCTTATTATCTAAAATTGTGTGCTGCAATCACTGGTGTTGTCCTTAAATATCCTTAGAGCTACTGTGATGACTGGATAAGGATTCCTTGACCTATCCTTTACAAATATCCAAAAGGGGGCCATATCACTGCTTTTCACCTGTTCTTTCAGCTGGAACCTGAAAGCAGCTATTTTGTTAACTAACTTGTCTGTGCCAATATTGCCATGAGATGTTGTGCATACAGTCCAGTCTAGAGGTTAGCATGTGTGCTGCGGGCCACTAGTTCAAATTCAACCACCAGCAATTTTTATTTGTCAGCAAATTCAGCTGTACAGTTTTCAGGATAAGATACAGAGGTTTCATTTACAGTGTTTTTTGACAGGTAAGTAAGATGAAGGAGTGTGATATATGTAAGCTCTACGTTACATTTCATGTATTATTGTGTTATATACTTTAGCTGAAACAGCCTTTGGTCAGAAGCATATATTTGCTTTGAGGAACTACATCACCGCAGCAAAAAATCCATTGATGCAGCTGTGTCAGCCAAGCACTCTGTTGCCAAATAATTCATGTTAATGGTAGACATCTGTTCAGTGGTACTCATTTCTTTATGATAATACTGGGACAAAATGACACTGTAACAGCAGCATACATTTATAATCATTGCCAGAGGGAAAGACTTCTTCTGGCAGGCAGAAGATAACAAAATGAGGGGTAGCAGAACTAGCTTAGTTCTCCTTGGTAGTTTTTGAACTGTCTTTTTTTCAATGGACTTTTTTACTCTCCCTCTGTGTTTGCACCCTTGGCAGGTGCCTATTTTTCCAAGTCCTCATTACTGTTCTGTTGTGGACCAAAGGAAACATGTCACTTTGTCAGATGAATCAAATTTGTGGTTACACCAAGTTGATGGTCATGTCAGCATATGCCATCACCCAGGTGGAAGGATGCTCAAAGCATGCACTGCACCCTTGGTGTAGGTCAGTGGAGGCAGTGATAcgatatgggggacattcaccttgaTTTTTGTGGTACCTGGGGTAGTAATTGAAAGCACCATGACAGTTGTAGACTACGTGaccattattgtggaccacctgcagcCCTCTCCACTAGATGTCATCcccaatggcatcttccagcaggataactgcccatTTCATATGCCAcactcatgctacagtggtttgaggagcatgatattgAGCTCAGGCTGATGCCTTgaccaccaaatttgcctgatgtgaatCTGATGGAACACAGCTGGGGTGTTATCCAATGTCAGTTCCTTGCTCACACACCATCAGTCTGTTACTTGTGGGCACATTTCTCTGGGAAAGTAATAAGGACTTGGTGACACCATGCCATGAAGAATAGCTGTTGTATTGTGTTCCAAAAAGGGCCAACATGTTATTATGTAACTAGCCATAATGTTATGGCTCATCAGCGAATTGTAGAACTATATTCAGCCCTGAAGACACTGGAACAGATGAAATGTCATTGAAGTAGAAAGTTTTTCACCTGTTCAGATTTCCTTGTTGTCCCATATGACAGATGCCCATGTCAGGGAAAGTGATCCGAAATATAGAGTTAAAACATTAGGATAAACATGTATCATTTTACAACACctgataaaaaaaaagtgaagcacctggaaGTCATGGTCATGGTCAGATGTCAttgtaacttcatacatgtacacaccatcagtgggtatgtaaatgattagagttgtaattATGTGTGACAGGTGGAACAGCCACTGGAATACATTTGTGTTGTTCATgtatagtgttgttaccaggcctggtaggtttTATGAGGGGTGTGAACAACATCAATGTTGGCTGCTCACTGGGAAGGGCATGGACATATTTCATCATCTAATGAGACTGTGTTATCAGCAGcttacagagtttgaaaggggcctcattgtgggtcctcATTTGGCCAGCTGGgcaaattgtgcaatatccagatattTGTGGGGCATATGGATGTGACAGTGTCCTGGTATTGGACCACATGAGAATGTGACAGCAGGCATATGCATCATCAAGATTCTTGTTGACAATATCTGACAACACAAGAGATGATCACTGTAATATCCACCAAGCTCATCATAACCTCTTCACATTTGCATGTGCCATCCAGAAACAAGTAAttgactccctgcaacattgtgtcatcccacaccattggtcataGGCTAGCAGCAGCCAGAATAGGGAATTAACATCCCTGGCTGCACTTTGAGTGGTCTCATAACTTACAAGCattggaagcatggactgctgatgaatggtgtcattATGTTCAGTGTAgaattgcagttctgcactaccctggatttCCACCACTGACTTGTATGGAGGCAGCCTGGGAGACATCCTATTTGTCAactgttttggagaggcataggGCTGATACTCCTGGATTCACAGTGTGGGGAGCCAATCTGGTGTGAATTTAAGGTTGTGATTggaagtgattgagggaactctcacGGCACAATGGCATGTTATGGACATCATATGTCCTCAAGTTTTTCCTCTCATGccattttttaacagaacaatgcttGTCCTCACATGGTATGTGTCTTTATTAACTGATTGCATGGTATTGAGGTACTACTATGGTCGGAAATATCCTCAGATCTGTTCCCAATAGAACATGCGTGGGGCCAGCTCAGACGTCAACTTTGTCCTGGTGCCAGTGTCTGGGAAATCAAGGACCAATTACAAAAGATGTAAACCAGTTTACTTTAGGGTagtatacaacagctttatgacacctttcccagctGAACCAGCACATGCTTACAGGCCAGAGGGGCTGAAATGTTAAACCGGTAAATGggctctttgtaaatttgactaatTTTGTAATCATCAAAGTAAAGTGACTTGTTTCCTGACATGAAAtcctgtgaactgtggatgaatggcaacaggcagattccatattcctagattcccatAAAACATTTGACACAGTGCTATACTGCCAACTGTTAACGGAGGCACAAGCATATGAGATAGGTACACGATATGTGAGTGGTTTGAAGGTTTCTTAAGTAACATAGCCCAGTAAATTGTCCTCaccagtgagtgttcatcagagacaagggtatcatcatgaGTGTCCCGTAAATGATCTGGTGAacatggtaagtagcagtctgtggCTTTTTGCTGATAGTACTATGGTGTTTGGGCAGGTGTTGttatgagtgactgtaggatgatacaaggtgacttagacaaaatttatatttaattttgtagttggtgtgatgaatggcagctagctttaaatgtagaaaaatgtaagttaatgcagatgagtaaagaAAACAAACCCATAACGTTTGGATACAatattagtagtgttctgcttgacacagtcacctcaTTTAAATATcagggcataacattgcaaagtaatatgaaatggaatgagcaggcaaggactgtagtagggaagctGAATGGTTGACTTggggttattgggagaattttacggaAGTGCAGTTCATCTGTAGAGGAAACTGCATACAGGAAACTAGTGTGATTCATTGTTAAGTACTgtacaagtgtttgggatctgcaccatgtCAGatgaaagaaagacattgaagcaatttagaggcaggctattatatttgttaccagtaggttcaagcAACATGCAAGTAATGAGTGTTGAGGCTCACTTCTGAGCAATTCTATTGCTGCCAAtgcacattttgtgtaaggacctagaagataagattagagagattagggcacaTACAGAGACATATTGTTAGTCACGTTTTGCTCACTCTATTTAcaagtgaaacagaaaaggaaatagcTGGTaggggtacagggtaccctccatcatgcaccatacagtggcttcaggagtatgtgtgtggatgtagatgtagatcctctcagcacattaagttttattttgtcttctcctccccttctgagtgcttcaatttttttgttagGCAGTCTATTTGATACCAAGGTATGTGTATATATTACTTCATATGGGTATACTGTGAGAAAAGTAGCTATTTTGGATTCTACTCTTCCACTTACACAGCTCAGTAACTGTTTTATGTAACTTTACACAGAACAATATTAGTTGTGTACCTAATGACAATGTCAAAACCTGTTTAATACAAACATCAGAgttaagttgaatttacagcttcagTCCAGATTCTCTTATAAATTATAGGAGCGGTAGATAAGGTAAAATTTATAAATGCAAAGCAAGCAGACCATCTCAACGATTAAATGTTTAAGTGTTTGCTATGAAATGGCTGTAGTCATATTATATAATTCTCCAGTTTTTTTGTGGGATCTTTTTCAGTGTAACTGTCATCAATAGCCATCATAATTCAGAAACGTCCTCAGATGTCACAGACAGATTATTTATGCCAGTCAAGAACAAGGGTCTACCAAGCACTGATGCTTACAGGGCTCAATATTTATGTTTTCCCACTCGGAATTTAATCTTATTCCTGTGTTTAATATCAGTTTCTCTGTGGAGAAGCCTTTGTGGAATCCAGACTGAGttgttaataaaattttaagaaatatggTTCAACATTCCTTTGTAATAAGCTACCTTCTTAGAAATTTTAAGAACTTGGAAAGGGTGATGTCTGAGCTACAGTTTGAAGTAATAtatttttacagctttcacaagcAGCTGCTATAACTGTGTACCTCAGTCATTCATGAAACATACCTTGATGCATCAGAGTATTGTAAAGGTGACTCGATGAGGCACAATCAAGTTAGGACAACATTTTAGTATTTCACTTGTTATACTGTTATAATTGGAAGATTTGCTGTTTTTCAGTGACCTTATGATTTTTGTTATCTTTTTAATggcttattttcaaaaaaatgatgTCTGGAAGTGGAGTATTCTTTCTTTGTCTAGTAATACTTCAGACTGTTTATGTTTTGGGTTTGGAAATTTTTGTGCTAATTGGTATAGTGAAGAAGTTTACGATACAGCTTGCATGGCACCTTTGAATCTTTATAATAAATGTGTGGACCCTGTTCAGTTCTATCTCATGTATCTTAAGTGAAAACAGAACTCAAAGTTTCTAGAAATAGATTAAAGGATGTTTGTTTTGTATGTCTGTTATCCTCATGGTTGCATTACTTCACTGGTGAGTGGATGGCTAACTTTCATCACATGTCACTATATTCAATCAAGATTTTCAttataataacaaaatattttaccaaTCAAATATCACCTTATACACACAATGTATTATTAAATTAATGTTGACTTTGTTACAGGTATTGTATTTGAATAATGCTTCTGACAGTGAGCCACATGTTCTCAACACTCCTGGTTGCACAGACAAGTGTCATTTGCAGCAATTTGTAGATCTGATGAAACCTGTTTTACCAGATGACTGGacagtggaatgtcaaaagctagacagctaaataacagattttcAGCAAAGTGATTGTACActtatattaataataaaatatttcatgccATATATGTGATTACACTGCCTCATAAAATTGTACCATATTCAGTGTGTATCTGATAAATGTGAGATTGCATTTTGtcactttttttgtaaataaatttaaaattgttacatgtacataatacatttttatggagagagaaggaaatgtGGTCATCCTTATTTCATCACAAAGCTATCAGAATTATAAACTTATTTTCACATAATATACTTTAAAAGTTAAATCATAAACTTACATACTAGTGACTCACCAATGTTATACTAAAAGCCCAGTTTCAGTGTACTGTGTTCatgtacagtttaactataatATATCATTTAATTTCATAAGCTACATGGAAACTGATCACTATTTGAAATAATGCAGgtttacatattttatttcctTCTGCTGTATTCTTTGTCAAGTAACAACATTATCCTTCAATAATTCCTCTACTGAGTAATAGCACTTTTGGACTAGCATGCTGTACAATTTTCTCTTCAGAAAACTATTCTTGATCCTAttttaaattttatcttttaatttgttacaaaTCATCATTCCTATGTAGTGCAAAGTGTGGACGAAAAACTGAGGGTTGCAAACATGAGCTTTTCTTAATTCCTTGAATTGTATGTATGCTGGAAACTATTTATTAAAAATGGACAAGATTTGATGTGTGCAATAATCCATGTATGTACGGGGGCAGAACACTTAATATATTCAGATCCCTTTGTAGTGGTTGACAAGGCATTCTTGGCCTTCCTTGTGCATGTTTCATATAATTTGTttgtttggtgttttttttttttgccaaggtcAGTATTCTTTTCATGTTACCTGTGTTTCCCCAAAAGGCAATGCCATATTTTAGCATGGGttcaaagtaactatggcacaCTATTTTTCTTGTGTACATGTTGTCGTGTTGGTTTCAACTGCCATAGCAAATGCcaggctgtttaatttatttgcaaagtgTGCAATATGTGATGACCATGACAGTTTTTCATCCATATGCATTTTCAAGAAATTGACACAGTCTGATTCTTTTAGTTCCTGAATTTTTTGCTTTATCTGAATATGATTTGCTTTTGATTGTATGGTTTTAAATTGCAATGGTTGAATTT includes:
- the LOC124721123 gene encoding prostatic acid phosphatase-like, with translation MGFTELLKPQYGAAVIIELHSTNDSGYEVKVLYLNNASDSEPHVLNTPGCTDKCHLQQFVDLMKPVLPDDWTVECQKLDS